A genomic window from Purpureocillium takamizusanense chromosome 2, complete sequence includes:
- the UTR4 gene encoding Acireductone synthase (EggNog:ENOG503P1UD~COG:E), which yields MAVTPAFSEFEVLVFDIEGTVCSISFVHDVLFPYALDTLSGHLDQNWDSSSFAQYRDAFPAEYRNDRVALEAHVRDLIARDVKAPYLKALQGHLWKQGYESGEIKAPLFPDVAPLITAAHAVGKKIIIYSSGSVPAQKLLFAHTSATPPDLTPLITGFFDTVNAGPKTEPGSYATILASYPDIAPSRWLFLSDNLKEVSAALTSGMVSLPVTRPKNAPFPPNDQLAQLAIPDFSPESNDRIRASLKALGNFP from the exons ATGGCGGTGACGCCCGCATTTTCCGAATTCGAAGTCTTGGTGTTCGACATTG AGGGGACCGTCTGCTCCATCTCATTTGTCCATGATGTTCTC TTCCCCTACGCACTAGATACGCTATCCGGACACCTTGACCAAAACTGGGACAGCTCGAGCTTTGCCCAGTATCGTGATGCCTTCCCTGCCGAATATCGAAATGATCGAGTCGCCCTGGAAGCACATGTTCGCGATCTGATTGCGAGGGACGTCAAGGCACCGTACCTCAAAGCTCTTCAAGGTCACCTGTGGAAACAGGGCTACGAGTCAGGAGAGATCAAGGCGCCCCTCTTCCCCGACGTGGCTCCTCTCATCACTGCAGCCCACGCTGTCGGCAAGAAAATCATCATATATTCGTCCGGTTCAGTCCCAGCCCAGAAACTGCTTTTTGCCCATACCAGCGCCACCCCCCCCGACCTCACGCCGCTTATCACTGGATTTTTCGATACTGTTAATGCCGGCCCAAAGACAGAACCAGGCAGCTATGCCACCATCCTCGCCAGCTACCCGGATATCGCCCCTTCCCGCTGGCTTTTCTTGAGCGATAACCTCAAAGAGGTCAGCGCGGCGTTGACATCTGGGATGGTGAGCCTGCCAGTCACGCGTCCCAAGAACGCCCCATTTCCACCAAACGATCAACTGGCCCAGCTTGCCATTCCTGACTTCAGCCCCGAGTCCAATGACCGAATTCGTGCTTCACTGAAAGCCTTAGGTAACTTTCCATAG
- the RPL25 gene encoding 60S ribosomal protein L25 (COG:J~BUSCO:EOG092657YR~EggNog:ENOG503P2TQ): MAAGKDNKKAAPKGSKQANAAAKAALKGSHSHKQRKVRLSTSFHRPKTLVVSRAPKYPRKSIPHLPRLDEHKIVIHPLNTESAMKKMEENNTLVFIVDVKANKAQIKQALKKLYDIDTVKINTLIRPDGSKKAYARLTPDVDALDIAANKLSLV; encoded by the exons ATggccgccggcaaggacAACAAGAAAG CCGCCCCCAAGGGCTCCAAGCAGGCCAATGCTGCTGCCAAGGCCGCGCTCAAGGGT TCGCACTCCCACAAGCAGCGCAAGGTCCGGTTGAGCACTTCGTTCCACCGCCCCAAGACCCTGGTGGTTTCCCGCGCTCCCAAGTACCCGCGCAAGTCGATCCCTCACCTGCCGCGCCTCGATGAGCACAAGATCGTCATCCACCCTCTCAACACTGAGAGCgccatgaagaagatggaggagAACAACACCCTGgtcttcatcgtcgacgtcaaggccAACAAGGCCCAGATCAAGCAGGCCCTGAAGAAGCTCTACGACATTGATACCGTCAAGATCAACACCCTCATCCG ACCCGACGGCTCCAAGAAGGCCTATGCTCGGCTGACgcccgacgtcgatgccctcgacatcgccgccaacaagctGTCTCTGGTGTAG
- the TIM8 gene encoding Mitochondrial import inner membrane translocase subunit tim8 (COG:U~EggNog:ENOG503Q1DW): MSATQPGADNFDLERLNDKDKGELRQFLANEQQRSQIQSQTHSLTQICWNKCVTGTIKNSKLDRSEEGCMANCVDRFLDMNFLTMKHLNNMRSS; encoded by the exons ATGAGCGCCACACAACCGGGCGCCGATAATTTCGACCTCGAGAGGCtcaacgacaaggacaagggcgagCTTCGCCAATTCCTTGCCaacgagcagcagcgatCGCAAATCCAGTCCC AAACACACAGCCTCACCCAGATTTGCTGGAACAAGTGCGTCACCGGCACCATCAAAAACTCCAAGCTCGATCGTTCCGAGGAAGGCTGCATGGCCAATTGCGTTGACCGATTCCTCGATATGAACTTCCTCACCATGAAGCACCTGAACAACATGCGGTCTTCTTGA
- a CDS encoding uncharacterized protein (EggNog:ENOG503NTYW~TransMembrane:2 (i550-571o583-602i)~COG:P), producing MSDHDGMASDPGYDTPVPELDDHRHQSSSSQRTERPRRGTFDSLYGTTQLEPNPSTPAIRVRDFEEAIIDEDGLEVPAFTRHGRRPTADTCDARSVSPPNSVKAFAQARRREREMSFSEPKGELEDVLGRAMSVSSRRSHRSRPRTIDDSGSILTNKEAEEDVCFPLQPGHRNHELRIDFDYLEGFINTERAARVCSHETGRSYPCEDLRTRSADSRPTQLATIDGDIVDMPSDESMTNEKEDSEGQVKPVQPSSLDKNRFSFFSSAWESTIHAAELGDLVLPGEDIRGLFELPKDEEHGVWWLNVNRATKEEVHGICKAFGVHPLTIEDIITQEAREKIELFPAYYFACFRSFNVVEEPDGIEYEPFNIYVLVFREGTLSFSFAPNSHASQVRKRITALKEYVSLSSDWICYALIDNIVDCFAPVIRTIELEADAIEDEVFIMRQDDSSSFLRSIGRVRKNCMALLRLLGGKADVLRGFTKRCNENYQVTPHMDIGMYLGDIQDHVVTMATNLGHFEKMLSRAHSNYLATLSINSISQGTDTNRVLSKITFLASILVPLNLISGVFGMNVSVPWQGSGRLEPFFGIIGTMALVCCLFLGLARWKRYI from the exons ATGtccgaccacgacggcatgGCCTCCGACCCCGGCTATGACACGCCGGTGCCGGAACTTGATGATCATCGCCACCAGTCGTCCTCATCCCAGCGCACCGAGCGCCCCCGCAGAGGAACCTTCGATTCTCTTTACGGGACAACGCAGCTCGAACCGAACCCCAGTACTCCGGCCATTCGCGTTCGCGACTTCGAGGAGGCAATAATCGATGAGGATGGCCTTGAGGTTCCGGCCTTTACTCGTCACGGGCGTCGTCCCACTGCCGACACTTGCGACGCAAGGTCCGTGTCTCCACCGAACTCGGTCAAGGCCTTTGCCCAGGCTCGCCGCAGGGAGCGGGAAATGTCCTTTTCGGAGCCCAAAGGTGAACTGGAAGATGTGCTTGGCCGGGCCATGTCCGtctccagccgccgcagccatcGAAGCCGGCCTCGCACCATTGATGACTCTGGGAGTATTCTGACCAACAAAGAAGCAGAGGAAGATGTCTGCTTCCCACTCCAGCCGGGCCATCGTAACCATGAGCTCCGAATCGATTTTGACTATCTTGAGGGTTTCATCAACACAGAGCGTGCTGCACGCGTCTGTAGCCATGAGACTGGCCGTTCATACCCCTGCGAAGACTTGCGAACTCGATCTGCGGACAGTCGCCCGACTCAACTGGCCACAATTGACGGCGACATTGTCGACATGCCGTCTGACGAGTCGATGACAAACGAGAAGGAAGATTCGGAAGGTCAGGTCAAACCCGTACAGCCGAGTTCGTTGGACAAAAACCGCTTTAGCTTCTTTTCGTCTGCCTGGGAGTCGACCATTCACGCTGCCGAACTCGGCGACCTAGTGCTACCTGGCGAGGATATTCGCGGCCTCTTTGAGCTTCCAAAAGACGAAGAGCATGGCGTGTGGTGGCTCAACGTAAATCGGGCCACGAAGGAAGAAGTTCACGGAATTTGCAAAGCTTTCGGAGTCCACCCCCTGACCATTGAGGATATTATCACGCAAGAGGCCCGAGAGAAGATCGAGCTGTTCCCCGCATACTACTTCGCCTGTTTCCGATCTTTCAATGTCGTCGAAGAACCGGACGGCATCGAGTATGAGCCTTTCAACATCTACGTACTCGTGTTCCGGGAGGGAACCCTGAGTTTCAGCTTCGCGCCCAATTCGCATGCCTCCCAAGTGCGGAAGAGGATCACGGCCCTCAAGGAATACGTGTCCCTCAGCAGCGACTGGATCTGCTACGCCCTCAT TGACAATATTGTCGATTGCTTTGCCCCCGTCATCAGAACCATTGAGCTGGAGGCGGATGCTATTGAGGATGAAGTTTTTATCATGCGACAAGACGACTCCAGCTCCTTCCTCCGCTCGATTGGTCGTGTGCGAAAGAATTGTATGGCTTTGCTGCGGCTTCTTGGCGGCAAAGCCGACGTTCTGCGTGGATTCACGAAGCGTTGCAATGAGAACTACCAGGTTACGCCTCATATGGACATTGGAATGTACCTCGGCGATATTCAAGATCACGTTGTGACCATGGCGACAAACCTGGGGCATTTTGAGAAGATGCTTTCGCGGGCACACAGCAACTATCTCGCGACCTTGTCCATCAACAGCATCTCTCAAGGCACTGACACAAACCGTGTTCTCAGCAAGATCACGTTCTTGGCATCTATTCTGGTGCCTCTGAATTTGATTAGCGGTGTGTTTGGAATGAACGTCTCGGTGCCGTGGCAGGGTAGCGGCCGGCTCGAGCCCTTCTTTGGCATCATTGGAACCATGGCGTTGGTCTGTTGCCTCTTTCTGGGCTTGGCGCGTTGGAAGCGCTACATTTGA
- the BMT2 gene encoding 25S rRNA (adenine(2142)-N(1))-methyltransferase (COG:B~EggNog:ENOG503P05N~BUSCO:EOG09263PWF), with protein MVAKKKASLQSLKAGRPPTAKSGRSMSRKASRTLINTHHQLEKRRRQATAMGDGQAEAAIAAEIASLGGLDHYQQASLQGQRLDRGGDTSKVLLEWLPTKKLATGRQRLRMLEVGALSTRNACSRSGLFDMVRIDLNSQEKGIVEQDFMERPLPSSDADKFDVISLSLVLNFVPEAESRGQMLMRTLSFLRKQVMATQDQVPFPLLFLVLPRSCLSNSRYMTESRLEELMSDLGYRRSQTKMTQKLAYSLWRNTQLLTPTEIAFTKREVNPGRARNNFVITLHHRGDR; from the coding sequence ATGGTCGCCAAAAAGAAAGCGTCGCTCCAAAGCCTCAAGGCAGGCCGTCCGCCTACGGCCAAGTCTGGCCGATCCATGTCCCGCAAAGCCAGCCGGACCCTTATTAACACGCACCACCAGCTGGAGAAAAGGCGTCGGCAAGCCACAGCTATGGGAGACGGCCAGGCAGAGgctgccattgccgccgaAATTGCTtctctcggcggcctggatCACTATCAGCAAGCGAGTTTGCAGGGACAAAGACTCGACCGCGGTGGCGACACGTCAAAGGTTCTGCTCGAGTGGCTGCCAACGAAGAAACTGGCCACAGGGCGCCAGCGGCTTAGGATGTTGGAGGTTGGGGCGTTGAGCACCCGCAATGCTTGCTCACGAAGCGGGCTCTTCGACATGGTGCGCATCGACCTAAATAGCCAAGAGAAAGGCATCGTCGAGCAAGACTTCATGGAACGCCCGCTGCCATCCAGCGACGCGGACAAGTTCGACGTCATCTCTCTAAGCCTCGTGTTGAACTTTGTGCCCGAGGCTGAGAGCCGCGGTCAAATGCTTATGCGAACGCTTTCTTTTCTACGAAAGCAGGTTATGGCGACCCAGGACCAGGTTCCGTTCCCGTTGCTCTTCTTGGTTCTGCCTAGGAGTTGCCTGAGCAACTCGCGATATATGACGGAGTCGCGCCTGGAAGAACTCATGAGTGACTTGGGCTATCGGCGCAGCCAGACAAAGATGACCCAAAAGCTGGCCTACAGCTTATGGCGGAACACTCAACTTCTCACACCAACGGAAATCGCCTTCACTAAGCGGGAAGTGAACCCCGGCAGGGCTAGGAACAACTTCGTCATTACATTGCACCACCGCGGAGACCGATGA